In one Vagococcus entomophilus genomic region, the following are encoded:
- a CDS encoding TIGR00282 family metallophosphoesterase, translating to MRILFIGDVVGSLGRKKIHDELPRLKKKYRPQVTIVNGENAASGRGITEKIYKGFLQDGVDVVTMGNHTWDNRNIFEFIDGAKKMVRPANFPDETTPGQGIVYVKVNQEELAVINLQARTFMVALDDPFKKVECLVQEARKRTHHIFLDFHGETTSEKQAMGWFLDGKVSAVVGTHTHVQTNDGRILPQGTAYLSDVGMTGPYDGILGMKRAAVIDKFRTALPHRFEVVEEGRSMLSYCVIDLDPQTGKAKKIEHHIINDEQPLDS from the coding sequence ATGCGTATTTTATTTATAGGAGATGTTGTCGGGTCATTAGGAAGAAAAAAAATTCATGATGAATTACCCAGACTGAAGAAAAAATATCGGCCACAAGTGACCATTGTCAACGGAGAAAATGCAGCATCCGGTCGAGGCATTACTGAAAAAATATATAAAGGTTTTTTACAAGATGGTGTAGATGTCGTGACAATGGGGAACCATACATGGGACAACCGCAATATTTTTGAATTTATAGATGGGGCTAAAAAGATGGTTCGCCCTGCCAATTTTCCTGATGAAACGACTCCTGGACAGGGAATTGTCTATGTGAAAGTGAACCAAGAAGAGTTGGCTGTGATCAATTTGCAAGCCCGGACCTTCATGGTTGCACTAGATGACCCATTTAAAAAAGTGGAATGCTTGGTTCAAGAAGCAAGAAAAAGAACGCATCATATTTTTCTTGATTTTCACGGTGAAACCACAAGCGAAAAACAGGCAATGGGCTGGTTTTTAGATGGGAAAGTTTCTGCAGTTGTAGGAACACATACTCATGTCCAGACCAATGATGGTCGGATTTTACCACAGGGGACCGCTTATCTTTCGGATGTGGGAATGACTGGTCCTTATGACGGTATTTTAGGGATGAAGCGAGCAGCAGTAATCGATAAATTTAGGACAGCATTGCCTCATCGGTTTGAGGTGGTAGAAGAAGGTAGAAGCATGTTGTCTTATTGTGTGATTGATCTTGATCCTCAAACAGGGAAAGCTAAAAAAATTGAGCATCATATCATTAATGACGAACAACCGCTTGATAGCTAA
- a CDS encoding RicAFT regulatory complex protein RicA family protein has protein sequence MKRESVSLELDKSIQKALDMLGKSLLENEIIQNYRQAEKRVNNHAGLAKLIDQIKVEQKNAVNFAHYGKPEAEKIAIKKADSLTTEFNEHPLVIHYRECLFEANELVQYITNSIETKVNNRLEEELSKNRTDGKNKER, from the coding sequence ATGAAGCGAGAATCAGTGAGTTTGGAATTGGACAAGTCGATTCAAAAGGCTTTGGATATGCTTGGAAAGAGCCTGTTGGAAAATGAAATCATTCAAAATTATCGACAAGCTGAAAAACGTGTGAATAATCATGCGGGCTTGGCGAAATTAATTGACCAAATAAAAGTGGAACAGAAAAATGCCGTAAATTTTGCCCATTATGGCAAACCAGAAGCAGAAAAAATAGCGATCAAGAAAGCAGATAGCCTAACAACAGAATTTAACGAACATCCACTTGTGATTCATTATCGAGAATGTTTATTTGAAGCAAATGAATTAGTCCAATATATAACGAATTCAATTGAAACGAAAGTGAACAACCGATTGGAGGAAGAACTGAGTAAAAATCGTACCGATGGAAAAAATAAAGAAAGGTAG
- the mutS gene encoding DNA mismatch repair protein MutS codes for MPQKTKNTPMMEQYLAIKEQYKDAFLFYRLGDFYEMFYDDAIKGSQVLELTLTSRNRNADDPIPMCGIPHHAAQGYIDTLIDKGYKVAICEQVEDPKTTKGMVKREVTQLITPGTFMDAKALEAKENNYLTAVIQEGDQFGFAYVDLSTGELKTTILQDEESVVNECSSLQTKELVLGSDVSQVLCELLKQRLDLVFSVQKEQEETAEFAFLTSQIEAMLELNVLKTLLTYLNATQKRSLGHIQQAIVYEPKHYLKMDHYSKFNLELAQSIRTGKKQGTLLWLLDETKTAMGGRLLKQWLDRPLIHEHKIRSRQDMVESLLKAFFERIDLQESLKSVYDLERLAGRVAFGTVNGRDLIQLKTSLEQIPKIRQILEGINKGEWQTLLKDMDPVTDIVKLVATAIQEEAPLSITEGNLIKTGYNEQLDRYRDAMANGKQWIAELEAKEKVETGIKNLKIGFNRVFGYFIEITKSNLRTLPEGRYERKQTLANAERFITPELKETERLILEAEEKSQELEYHLFLEVREKIKTQIGRLQKLAKSIAVVDVLQSFATVSERYHYVRPTMTSNSHNLQLIEGRHPVVEKVMGQQEYIPNSVSMEPNNAILLITGPNMSGKSTYMRQLALTVVMAQMGCFVPAESADLPIFDQIFTRIGASDDLISGQSTFMVEMMEANQALRHASENSLILFDEIGRGTATYDGMALAQAIIEYIHKNVKAKTLFSTHYHELTALEDELEGLMNVHVGAVEKNGEVVFLHKMMEGPADKSYGIHVAKLAGLPDNLLSRAATILSSLEAGEITLLKEVSAEIPKQMEATKTKSEPAEQVAQLSLFSEISPKEQDILEQVKAMNVLEMTPMDALNALYELKKKL; via the coding sequence TTGCCGCAAAAAACTAAAAATACACCAATGATGGAGCAATATTTAGCAATCAAAGAACAATACAAAGATGCTTTTTTGTTTTACCGTTTAGGTGATTTTTACGAAATGTTTTATGATGATGCGATAAAGGGCTCACAAGTTCTTGAGCTGACACTAACAAGTAGAAATCGGAACGCAGATGACCCAATTCCTATGTGTGGGATTCCGCATCACGCTGCTCAAGGCTATATTGATACATTGATTGACAAAGGGTATAAAGTGGCAATTTGTGAGCAAGTGGAAGATCCAAAAACAACAAAAGGAATGGTTAAACGCGAGGTCACACAGCTGATTACGCCGGGGACATTTATGGATGCCAAGGCGCTAGAGGCAAAAGAAAACAACTATTTAACAGCGGTTATACAAGAAGGAGACCAGTTTGGTTTTGCTTATGTAGACTTAAGTACGGGTGAGCTGAAAACGACGATTCTTCAAGATGAAGAAAGTGTGGTAAACGAATGTTCAAGTTTGCAAACGAAAGAGCTAGTTTTAGGATCAGATGTTTCGCAAGTGCTTTGTGAACTCTTAAAACAGCGTTTGGATTTGGTGTTTTCGGTACAAAAAGAGCAAGAGGAAACAGCGGAGTTTGCCTTTTTAACTAGCCAAATAGAGGCGATGCTCGAGTTGAATGTACTTAAAACATTATTGACCTATTTAAATGCTACTCAAAAAAGGAGTTTAGGTCATATTCAACAAGCAATAGTTTATGAGCCAAAACACTATTTAAAGATGGATCACTACTCAAAATTCAATTTGGAATTAGCCCAATCGATTCGTACAGGAAAAAAACAAGGCACGTTACTCTGGCTACTTGACGAAACAAAAACAGCAATGGGCGGGCGCCTACTAAAACAATGGTTAGATCGACCGCTAATTCATGAGCATAAGATTCGTTCTAGACAGGATATGGTCGAAAGTTTGCTTAAGGCATTTTTTGAGCGCATTGACCTGCAAGAAAGTCTGAAAAGTGTTTATGACCTTGAGCGCCTAGCTGGGAGAGTTGCTTTTGGCACGGTGAACGGGCGAGATTTGATTCAGTTGAAGACATCTTTGGAACAAATTCCGAAAATTCGACAAATTCTTGAGGGCATTAATAAAGGAGAATGGCAGACGCTGCTCAAAGATATGGATCCGGTAACCGATATTGTTAAGTTAGTTGCGACGGCTATTCAAGAAGAAGCGCCTTTGTCTATCACGGAAGGTAATTTAATTAAAACGGGGTACAATGAGCAATTGGACCGCTACCGTGATGCTATGGCGAATGGTAAGCAATGGATTGCAGAGCTAGAAGCAAAAGAAAAAGTCGAAACAGGCATCAAAAATCTTAAGATTGGATTTAATCGAGTCTTTGGTTACTTTATAGAAATCACCAAATCAAATTTGCGCACACTACCAGAAGGCAGATACGAAAGAAAACAAACGTTGGCCAATGCTGAGAGATTCATCACACCAGAGCTAAAAGAGACCGAACGTTTGATTTTAGAAGCAGAAGAGAAGTCTCAAGAATTAGAATACCATCTGTTTTTAGAAGTACGAGAAAAAATCAAAACACAGATTGGCCGTTTGCAAAAACTAGCGAAGTCAATTGCAGTAGTTGATGTGTTGCAAAGCTTTGCAACAGTGAGTGAACGGTATCATTATGTCCGTCCGACTATGACAAGTAACAGCCACAACTTACAGTTAATTGAAGGCAGACATCCAGTTGTAGAAAAAGTGATGGGGCAACAAGAATACATTCCAAATAGTGTTTCGATGGAGCCGAATAATGCTATTTTGCTCATAACAGGGCCTAACATGTCAGGGAAAAGTACGTACATGCGTCAATTAGCATTGACCGTCGTAATGGCGCAAATGGGTTGTTTTGTTCCAGCAGAGTCAGCTGATTTGCCGATATTCGACCAAATTTTTACAAGAATTGGAGCCTCTGATGATTTGATTTCTGGACAAAGTACGTTTATGGTAGAAATGATGGAAGCAAATCAAGCCTTACGCCATGCCAGTGAAAATAGTTTGATTTTGTTTGATGAGATTGGTCGTGGAACTGCAACGTATGACGGAATGGCTTTAGCTCAGGCAATCATTGAGTATATTCATAAAAATGTAAAGGCAAAGACGCTTTTTTCAACGCATTATCATGAGCTGACTGCATTAGAAGATGAACTTGAGGGGTTAATGAATGTTCATGTTGGAGCGGTTGAAAAAAATGGAGAGGTTGTCTTTTTGCATAAAATGATGGAGGGACCAGCTGATAAGAGTTACGGTATTCATGTGGCGAAATTAGCTGGCTTACCAGACAATCTGTTGAGTCGGGCAGCGACAATTCTCTCTTCTCTAGAAGCGGGAGAAATCACTCTATTAAAAGAGGTGAGTGCGGAGATTCCGAAACAGATGGAGGCAACAAAAACAAAAAGTGAGCCGGCAGAACAAGTAGCACAGCTCTCTTTATTTTCAGAAATATCACCAAAAGAACAAGATATCTTAGAACAAGTAAAAGCGATGAATGTCTTAGAGATGACGCCAATGGATGCTTTAAACGCGCTGTATGAACTTAAGAAAAAATTGTAG
- the mutL gene encoding DNA mismatch repair endonuclease MutL yields the protein MGKIQELSEQLANQIAAGEVVERPSSVVKELVENAIDAGSTQIDIEIEEAGLKKIQVTDNGEGIQSEDVLSAFKRHATSKIHSRDDLFRIRTLGFRGEALPSIASVSKTTIETSTGNEGSYVKLLGGKVVEHKPHSLRKGTKIIVEDLFYNTPARLKYVKSVQTELANIGDILNRMAMSHPAIAFRLTHDGHKMMATLGNGELKQAIAGIYGVSTAKKMLAFSAKDLDFQVNGYVSLPELTRASRNYISLIINGRYIKNYTLNKAIIEGYGSKLMVGRFPISVVSIQMDPLLVDVNVHPTKQEVRLSKEKELKDLITSGIAEILSEQQLIPNAADNLGFKRKQELTQKAEQIQMPLDHDKGDKTVSSTYPTYKNMQQQGLAYDAKEGRFYVPQASEEKASSILSENRASLDKKVMDPYDMSDWIPKSAYGELEQAEVLNNKQVVQKENELLYQSSSSPQLGSEEENLIEEKVEILESEAPSQEHPEMDAAQINRLADKLAQEPAPSKKFPELEYFGQMHGTYLFAQSSDGLYIIDQHAAQERIKYELFRKQIGEVSNDLQELLVPIILDYPNSDALRIKENTEVLQEVGIYLESFGQNSFIVRAHPTWYPKGEEEQTVREMIEMFLETGKVSVAKFREATAIMMSCKQSIKANHHLDERQARVLLDDLAKCENPFNCPHGRPVLIHFTNTDMEKMFKRIQDPH from the coding sequence ATGGGGAAAATACAAGAGCTATCAGAGCAATTGGCTAACCAGATTGCAGCGGGAGAGGTAGTAGAACGCCCGTCTTCTGTCGTTAAAGAATTGGTAGAAAATGCGATTGATGCAGGAAGTACACAAATTGACATTGAAATTGAAGAAGCTGGCTTGAAGAAAATACAGGTGACGGATAATGGAGAAGGAATTCAAAGCGAGGACGTCTTAAGTGCGTTTAAGCGCCATGCGACAAGTAAAATTCATTCTCGTGATGATTTGTTTAGGATTCGAACACTAGGGTTTCGCGGGGAAGCATTACCCAGTATTGCCTCTGTTTCTAAAACAACGATTGAAACGTCAACTGGAAATGAAGGTTCTTATGTCAAGCTACTTGGAGGCAAAGTGGTAGAGCATAAACCGCATTCTTTGCGTAAAGGAACCAAAATCATTGTAGAGGATCTGTTTTACAATACCCCAGCACGCTTAAAATATGTCAAATCGGTTCAAACAGAACTTGCGAATATTGGAGACATTCTCAACCGCATGGCAATGAGTCATCCAGCTATTGCCTTTCGTTTAACCCATGACGGACATAAAATGATGGCAACACTTGGGAATGGGGAATTAAAGCAGGCAATTGCGGGAATTTACGGTGTTAGTACCGCTAAAAAAATGTTGGCTTTTTCGGCAAAAGATTTGGATTTTCAAGTGAATGGCTATGTTTCTTTGCCAGAGTTGACTCGTGCAAGTAGAAATTATATTTCGCTAATTATCAATGGTCGCTATATCAAAAATTATACATTGAATAAAGCGATTATTGAAGGCTATGGTTCAAAACTTATGGTGGGACGTTTCCCAATTTCAGTTGTCTCAATTCAAATGGATCCGTTGTTAGTGGATGTCAACGTTCACCCAACTAAACAAGAAGTTCGTCTGAGTAAGGAAAAAGAGCTAAAGGATTTAATTACAAGTGGGATTGCCGAAATCTTATCTGAGCAGCAATTGATTCCAAACGCTGCAGACAATCTTGGCTTTAAGCGTAAGCAAGAATTGACACAAAAAGCCGAACAAATTCAAATGCCACTTGATCATGATAAGGGAGATAAAACAGTTTCTTCGACTTATCCTACTTACAAAAATATGCAACAACAAGGTTTGGCGTACGATGCGAAAGAGGGTCGGTTTTATGTTCCTCAAGCATCAGAGGAAAAAGCATCAAGCATACTTTCAGAAAATAGGGCTTCTCTGGATAAAAAAGTTATGGATCCTTACGATATGTCTGATTGGATTCCAAAGTCTGCTTATGGTGAACTAGAACAAGCGGAAGTACTTAACAACAAACAAGTAGTTCAGAAAGAAAATGAGCTTCTTTATCAGTCTTCGTCTTCGCCTCAGCTTGGGTCCGAAGAAGAAAACCTAATCGAAGAAAAAGTAGAGATTTTAGAAAGTGAAGCACCGAGTCAAGAACATCCAGAAATGGATGCAGCACAAATTAATCGTTTGGCTGATAAATTGGCTCAGGAACCTGCACCTTCAAAAAAATTTCCTGAACTGGAATATTTTGGGCAGATGCACGGGACATATTTGTTTGCTCAAAGCTCAGATGGTTTATATATTATTGATCAGCATGCCGCACAGGAAAGAATCAAATACGAACTTTTCAGAAAACAAATTGGAGAAGTAAGCAATGATCTGCAAGAACTTTTAGTACCAATCATTTTGGATTATCCAAACAGTGATGCACTGAGAATTAAAGAAAATACAGAAGTGCTACAAGAAGTTGGGATTTACCTAGAAAGCTTTGGTCAAAATAGTTTTATTGTGCGAGCGCATCCTACTTGGTATCCAAAAGGAGAAGAGGAGCAGACGGTACGTGAGATGATTGAGATGTTTTTAGAAACTGGGAAGGTGAGTGTGGCCAAGTTTCGTGAGGCAACCGCCATCATGATGAGTTGCAAACAATCCATTAAAGCCAACCATCATCTAGATGAACGTCAAGCAAGAGTCTTACTTGATGATTTAGCCAAGTGTGAAAATCCGTTCAATTGTCCACACGGTCGGCCAGTATTGATTCATTTTACAAATACAGATATGGAAAAAATGTTTAAAAGAATTCAAGACCCTCATTAG
- a CDS encoding Maf family protein yields MVVILASSSPRRKELLARIIPEFDCQAADIDESIRKGQTPIDYVQEMAERKAFVIHQKNPNALIIACDTIVALEHEIFGKPKDRKAAYTMLKKLSGCTHQVLTSVVIRKGSEKTSFLSTSEVTFFPLSEKELVHYLATDEYKDKAGAYGIQGAGALLVKSIQGDYYSIMGLPIAQLSRKLTHYES; encoded by the coding sequence ATGGTAGTCATATTAGCATCGAGTTCGCCAAGAAGAAAAGAGCTGCTGGCAAGAATTATCCCAGAGTTTGACTGTCAGGCAGCAGACATTGATGAGTCCATAAGAAAAGGGCAGACGCCGATTGATTATGTCCAAGAAATGGCTGAAAGAAAAGCTTTCGTTATTCATCAAAAAAATCCCAATGCTTTAATCATTGCTTGTGATACCATCGTTGCGTTGGAGCATGAAATATTTGGTAAGCCGAAAGATCGAAAAGCTGCTTATACGATGCTAAAAAAACTAAGTGGTTGTACGCATCAGGTTTTAACAAGTGTCGTGATTCGCAAAGGCAGCGAGAAGACTAGCTTTTTATCGACATCAGAGGTGACGTTTTTTCCGCTATCTGAAAAAGAGCTAGTGCATTATTTGGCAACAGATGAATACAAAGATAAAGCTGGAGCATACGGGATTCAAGGGGCAGGCGCATTGCTTGTCAAATCCATACAAGGCGATTATTATTCTATTATGGGCTTACCCATTGCCCAATTATCTAGAAAGTTAACACACTACGAGTCTTGA
- the msrB gene encoding peptide-methionine (R)-S-oxide reductase MsrB codes for MKADKEELKKKLTPIQYTVTQEEATEQPFTGEYDDFYEEGIYVDIVSGEPLFSSKDKYDAGCGWPAFSKPITKAEIKEKEDKSLSRTRIEVRSAQADSHLGHVFEDGPVETGGLRYCINAAALKFIPAKELKEKGYGEYQSLFE; via the coding sequence ATGAAAGCGGACAAAGAAGAATTAAAGAAAAAGTTGACACCCATTCAATATACAGTGACACAAGAAGAGGCGACAGAGCAACCCTTTACAGGAGAATATGATGACTTTTATGAAGAGGGGATTTATGTAGATATTGTAAGTGGGGAACCGCTTTTTAGTTCAAAGGATAAATACGATGCAGGCTGTGGCTGGCCAGCTTTTTCTAAGCCGATTACTAAGGCTGAAATTAAAGAAAAAGAAGACAAATCCCTCAGTCGTACTCGTATAGAGGTGCGCAGTGCACAGGCAGACTCTCATCTTGGACATGTTTTTGAAGATGGGCCAGTAGAAACAGGTGGGCTCAGATACTGTATCAATGCTGCGGCACTGAAGTTTATTCCTGCCAAAGAGTTAAAAGAAAAGGGCTACGGAGAATATCAGAGTCTATTTGAATAA
- the ruvA gene encoding Holliday junction branch migration protein RuvA — translation MYEYIKGMITYISPYYVVIETQGVGYQIAVANPFAYSKYQEQQVKIYVYQVVREDAHTLYGFEILEEKQLFMKLISVSGIGPKSALAIMASADHAGLIQAIDATNVSYLTKFPGVGKKTAQQLILDLKGKLGEVGITGEPKEAMGTQLALHAEYEDVALNEALEALSALGYSEREIKKISKELAKEQLESTDAYLRHGLKLLMKK, via the coding sequence TTGTACGAATATATTAAAGGAATGATCACCTATATCAGTCCATATTATGTGGTAATTGAAACACAAGGGGTGGGCTATCAAATTGCAGTAGCAAATCCTTTTGCTTATAGTAAGTATCAAGAACAACAGGTGAAAATTTATGTCTACCAAGTAGTGCGTGAAGACGCTCATACTTTGTACGGTTTTGAAATTTTGGAAGAAAAGCAATTATTTATGAAACTTATTAGTGTTTCTGGTATTGGTCCTAAAAGTGCACTCGCCATTATGGCCTCAGCAGATCATGCAGGGCTAATCCAGGCGATTGATGCGACGAACGTTTCCTATTTGACGAAATTTCCAGGGGTCGGGAAAAAAACAGCACAGCAATTAATCTTAGATTTAAAAGGGAAACTAGGAGAAGTTGGGATTACAGGAGAGCCCAAAGAAGCAATGGGAACTCAGCTGGCCTTACATGCAGAATACGAAGATGTGGCGCTGAATGAAGCGTTAGAGGCGTTATCTGCTTTGGGGTATAGTGAGCGTGAAATTAAAAAAATCAGTAAAGAGTTAGCTAAGGAACAATTGGAAAGTACAGATGCTTATTTGCGTCACGGACTTAAATTGCTTATGAAGAAATAG
- the ruvB gene encoding Holliday junction branch migration DNA helicase RuvB, translated as MTEEEPILSRAQHADEQALEKSLRPQLLSQYIGQKKVKEELTIYIQAARSRNEALDHVLLYGPPGLGKTTMAMVIANEMGVQVRTTSGPAIERPGDLVAILNELEPGDVLFIDEIHRLPRVVEELLYSAMEDYYVDIMVGQGTTAHPVHFPLPPFTLVGATTRAGMLSAPLRDRFGIISHMEYYEDADLKEIVLRSADIFQTDILEEGAYEIARRSRGTPRIANRLLKRVRDFAQVQADGKINANIADQALKLLQVDHQGLDYIDQKLLRTMIELYAGGPVGLSTISVNIGEETETVEDMYEPYLIQKGFLKRTARGRVVTSFGYEHLGYQFPQN; from the coding sequence ATGACAGAAGAAGAACCAATTTTATCGCGCGCACAACATGCAGATGAACAGGCGCTTGAAAAATCATTACGTCCGCAACTGCTCTCACAATATATTGGACAGAAAAAGGTTAAAGAAGAGTTGACGATTTATATTCAAGCAGCTAGGAGCCGTAATGAAGCATTAGACCATGTGTTGTTATACGGGCCTCCGGGACTTGGTAAAACGACGATGGCGATGGTTATTGCCAATGAGATGGGGGTACAGGTGCGCACGACCAGCGGACCTGCAATTGAACGTCCGGGAGATTTAGTCGCTATCTTAAACGAGCTTGAACCAGGTGATGTGTTATTTATTGATGAAATTCACCGATTGCCTAGAGTGGTGGAAGAGTTGCTTTATTCTGCTATGGAAGATTACTATGTGGATATTATGGTGGGACAAGGGACAACGGCTCACCCAGTACATTTCCCGCTGCCTCCTTTTACTTTGGTTGGAGCGACTACCAGAGCGGGGATGCTTTCTGCTCCGCTCCGAGATCGTTTTGGTATTATTTCTCATATGGAATATTACGAAGACGCAGATTTAAAAGAAATTGTGTTGCGTTCAGCAGATATTTTTCAAACAGATATTCTGGAAGAAGGAGCATATGAAATTGCTCGTAGATCAAGAGGGACCCCTCGAATTGCCAATCGTTTATTAAAAAGAGTCCGCGATTTTGCCCAAGTTCAAGCAGATGGAAAAATCAATGCCAATATTGCAGACCAAGCGCTAAAGTTACTACAGGTCGATCACCAAGGATTGGATTATATTGACCAAAAGTTATTGCGGACGATGATTGAGCTGTATGCAGGTGGACCAGTTGGGTTAAGTACGATATCTGTTAATATCGGCGAAGAAACAGAAACGGTTGAAGACATGTATGAGCCTTATTTGATCCAAAAAGGATTTTTAAAACGAACTGCCAGAGGACGTGTCGTAACCAGTTTTGGCTATGAGCATTTGGGTTATCAGTTTCCACAAAATTAA
- a CDS encoding glucose 1-dehydrogenase, giving the protein MYQDLVGKVAVVTGSSSGLGAAIVRRYLSEGMKVVINYFSDSHIQQAQEIMAEYNRDNKKVAVAIQADVSTEEGIEKLFQAAITEFGELDIWVNNAGMEIKSPTHEVSLEDWRKQLDINLTGVFLGAKRVIQYFLEEEKHGNIINISSVHEEIPWPTFAAYSASKGGVKLLTQTIASEYADKKIRANSIAPGAIATPINAEKFKDEQERAETEEMIPMDFIGEPEHVASCAAWLASTESMYVTGTTLFVDGGMTLYPSFQEGKG; this is encoded by the coding sequence ATGTATCAAGATTTAGTTGGAAAAGTAGCGGTTGTGACTGGAAGTTCTTCGGGACTTGGAGCGGCAATTGTTCGGAGATATCTGTCAGAGGGGATGAAAGTAGTCATTAATTATTTTTCAGATTCCCACATACAACAAGCGCAAGAAATAATGGCAGAATACAACCGTGACAATAAAAAAGTAGCAGTGGCTATTCAAGCTGATGTCAGCACAGAAGAAGGAATAGAAAAACTATTTCAAGCGGCTATAACTGAGTTTGGTGAGTTAGATATTTGGGTAAATAATGCTGGAATGGAAATTAAGTCTCCCACACATGAGGTGAGTTTAGAAGACTGGAGAAAACAGTTAGATATCAACTTAACTGGGGTTTTTTTGGGAGCAAAAAGAGTCATTCAATACTTTTTAGAAGAAGAGAAACACGGGAATATCATCAACATATCCTCTGTGCATGAAGAGATCCCATGGCCAACTTTTGCTGCATATAGTGCGAGTAAAGGTGGAGTCAAATTGCTTACTCAAACGATTGCCTCAGAATATGCAGATAAAAAAATTCGAGCAAACAGTATTGCGCCAGGGGCAATTGCAACGCCGATTAATGCCGAAAAGTTTAAAGATGAGCAAGAGCGTGCAGAAACAGAAGAAATGATTCCAATGGACTTTATTGGAGAACCTGAACATGTAGCTTCATGTGCTGCATGGCTTGCCTCCACAGAATCGATGTATGTGACAGGAACCACCCTTTTTGTTGATGGAGGGATGACCTTGTACCCCTCTTTTCAGGAAGGAAAAGGCTAA
- a CDS encoding ABC transporter ATP-binding protein yields the protein MLKVENIGYWYDNKNDFLYKDVNLTFEKGKSYAILGSSGSGKTTFLSLIAGLDKPKEGAILFNDQAINKIGLTNYRKKCVSVVFQAYNLLPYMTAIQNVTTAMDITHSDRKNRKEFGLTSLESVGIDSSLAHKPVTKLSGGQQQRVAIVRAMCCEHDLIVADEPTGNLDEQTSNDIINIFQKIAHEQNKCVIMVTHEREVADACDYVYELKNKQFEQIVTQ from the coding sequence ATGTTAAAAGTTGAAAATATAGGCTATTGGTATGACAATAAAAATGACTTCTTATATAAAGATGTCAATCTAACCTTTGAGAAAGGAAAATCTTATGCCATTCTTGGTAGTAGTGGTTCTGGCAAAACCACTTTTCTTTCCTTGATTGCAGGACTGGACAAACCTAAAGAAGGAGCAATTCTCTTTAATGACCAAGCAATTAATAAGATTGGATTAACCAACTACCGAAAAAAATGTGTCTCAGTTGTTTTTCAGGCATACAACTTACTTCCCTACATGACTGCCATTCAAAATGTGACAACTGCCATGGACATCACACACTCAGATCGTAAAAATCGTAAAGAGTTTGGCCTAACTAGTTTAGAAAGCGTGGGGATTGATAGTTCCCTTGCGCATAAACCCGTGACAAAGCTCTCCGGAGGACAACAACAACGTGTTGCAATTGTTCGTGCCATGTGTTGTGAACATGATTTGATTGTAGCGGATGAGCCTACTGGAAATCTTGATGAACAAACTTCCAACGATATCATCAACATCTTTCAAAAAATAGCACATGAGCAAAATAAGTGTGTGATCATGGTCACACATGAGCGTGAAGTAGCCGATGCGTGTGATTATGTTTACGAATTAAAAAACAAACAATTTGAACAAATTGTGACTCAATAA